The proteins below come from a single Caenibius sp. WL genomic window:
- a CDS encoding SDR family oxidoreductase, whose protein sequence is MPLCLTYPEGAALIAGGTGRVGEGTMRRLVEAGVPVVFTYNRSADRAQALERELCGAGHAVHAVPMSLTDGASIDAAIAKAEEVGGGRMHTVISAGGPLMPFAKIADVDEAALERFIAEDAMGAFRLFSRCVAAMRKSGGGSLTACTTIANFRVVDYDGVSPVSKGTVEALVRQIAAEEADAGIRCNAVPVSWVFDATAEEQIAQMEGLPEPGRSHVIALIRQLDTQTRLRRPATMLEAGNLFAFLASDQASYITGQSIRLDGGFSL, encoded by the coding sequence ATGCCTCTCTGCCTGACATATCCCGAAGGGGCTGCGTTGATTGCTGGCGGGACAGGCCGTGTCGGCGAAGGGACGATGCGGCGGCTGGTCGAAGCCGGGGTGCCGGTGGTCTTTACGTACAACCGCAGCGCGGACCGGGCGCAAGCATTGGAAAGGGAGCTGTGCGGGGCCGGACATGCTGTTCATGCCGTGCCGATGTCTTTGACCGACGGGGCCAGCATCGATGCGGCTATCGCAAAGGCGGAGGAAGTGGGTGGCGGGCGTATGCACACCGTGATCTCCGCCGGCGGGCCGCTGATGCCTTTCGCCAAGATCGCCGATGTGGACGAGGCGGCGCTGGAGCGGTTCATCGCCGAAGATGCAATGGGCGCATTCCGCCTGTTTTCGCGCTGTGTGGCGGCCATGCGGAAAAGCGGGGGCGGCTCGCTCACCGCCTGCACTACCATCGCCAATTTCCGCGTGGTCGATTACGATGGCGTATCGCCCGTCTCCAAAGGGACAGTGGAGGCTCTGGTGCGTCAGATCGCGGCGGAGGAAGCGGATGCGGGCATCCGCTGCAATGCGGTGCCGGTTTCGTGGGTGTTCGATGCCACCGCAGAGGAGCAGATCGCGCAGATGGAGGGCTTGCCCGAGCCGGGGCGCAGCCACGTTATCGCGTTGATCCGCCAACTGGATACGCAGACCCGCCTGCGCCGCCCGGCCACCATGCTGGAAGCAGGAAACCTGTTCGCTTTCCTCGCTTCCGATCAGGCAAGCTATATCACGGGGCAGAGCATCCGCCTCGACGGCGGCTTCAGTCTGTAG
- a CDS encoding nuclear transport factor 2 family protein, translating into MSVDLNDLARRVQAMEDLAAITDVKVRYLRACDRKQPAEVRKCFTDDATIDFEGFPVFDNPEDFVALYTQFGCVPHVLDMHHMQNPIITLTGPDTATGLFDLYFFQIDKQARTLIQLATAYEDTFRKVNGEWLLSSSKSRRLSFLMDEVSEEGVRKVVGLGEQTQTAFGQSAQ; encoded by the coding sequence ATGAGCGTTGACCTGAACGATCTCGCACGGCGTGTCCAGGCGATGGAAGACCTTGCGGCGATCACCGATGTCAAGGTCCGGTATCTGCGCGCCTGCGACCGCAAACAGCCCGCCGAAGTGCGCAAGTGTTTCACCGACGACGCCACGATCGATTTCGAAGGCTTCCCGGTGTTCGACAATCCGGAAGACTTCGTCGCGCTTTACACGCAGTTCGGTTGCGTGCCGCATGTGCTGGACATGCATCACATGCAGAACCCGATCATCACGCTGACCGGGCCGGACACCGCCACCGGCCTGTTCGATCTCTATTTCTTCCAGATCGACAAGCAGGCCCGCACGCTGATCCAACTCGCCACCGCTTATGAGGACACGTTCCGCAAAGTGAACGGCGAATGGCTGCTCTCCAGCAGCAAATCGCGCCGCCTCTCGTTCCTGATGGACGAAGTGAGCGAAGAAGGCGTGCGCAAGGTCGTGGGCCTCGGCGAACAGACGCAAACCGCTTTCGGTCAATCCGCCCAATAA
- a CDS encoding helix-turn-helix domain-containing protein: MDFARHESLVRVDTAHVVAELIRHPEETKPGEVFREPMHVVALQHRQPSYTCQGRYRVPNVRPDFQSIGRLLVLPAEVPLEVCTLERPDEVVRCMFTQEVLEEYGGDGHIFDGNVLSSLLNFRHRGIEDILGILGNELRAPGFASNALVESLGMTLLIQFARYVREFPKGDIVYRGGLSRRHMRIITEAVEGGTRCPSLSELSDLAGVSLRHLTRSFKESTGMTVYAYIEQVRFEKARALLADTDLLVKDIAYRLGFSCASSLSVAFRKLAGETPQDYRRRVGRSAKSRAAH; encoded by the coding sequence ATGGATTTTGCCAGACATGAAAGTCTGGTCAGGGTCGACACCGCACATGTGGTTGCGGAACTGATCAGGCACCCTGAAGAAACGAAGCCGGGCGAAGTGTTCCGCGAACCGATGCACGTGGTCGCGCTGCAGCATCGGCAGCCGTCCTACACTTGCCAGGGCCGCTATCGCGTGCCGAACGTGCGCCCCGATTTCCAAAGCATCGGCCGCCTGCTGGTGCTGCCGGCGGAAGTGCCGCTGGAAGTGTGCACGCTGGAACGCCCGGATGAGGTGGTACGCTGCATGTTCACGCAGGAAGTGCTGGAGGAATATGGCGGTGACGGCCATATCTTCGACGGCAATGTGTTGTCGTCGCTGCTCAATTTCCGCCATCGCGGGATCGAGGATATTCTCGGTATTCTGGGCAACGAATTGCGTGCCCCCGGTTTCGCCAGCAATGCGCTGGTCGAATCGCTGGGGATGACGCTGCTGATCCAGTTCGCACGCTATGTCCGCGAATTCCCCAAGGGCGATATCGTCTATCGCGGCGGGCTGTCGCGCCGCCATATGCGGATCATCACCGAAGCGGTGGAAGGCGGCACGCGTTGCCCGTCCTTGTCCGAACTCAGCGATCTCGCCGGGGTCAGCTTGCGCCATCTGACGCGCAGTTTCAAGGAATCCACCGGCATGACGGTCTATGCCTATATCGAACAGGTACGGTTCGAAAAGGCGCGGGCGCTGCTTGCTGATACCGATCTGCTGGTGAAGGATATCGCCTATCGCCTGGGCTTTTCCTGCGCCAGCAGTCTTTCGGTCGCTTTCCGCAAGCTCGCCGGGGAAACGCCGCAGGATTACCGCCGGCGGGTGGGACGTTCGGCGAAAAGCAGGGCGGCGCACTGA
- a CDS encoding cytochrome P450, whose protein sequence is MTGLAVSDRDRPLYDPFDYSLHDDPYPTYRRLRDEAPVYHNAKFDFYVLSRYEDCSAAVRDFKTFSSAQGTTLESLKAQVQLLINTDPPVHSRMRHLIAGMFTPAKVAPLEQAVRTMARELLAPHLADGRIDIIGDFAAKLPMAIICKLLGFPREDEDRLRNLTDTVVHRDEGVFAMPDEGMRATLALYEYFNADIAERARGARREDIVASLMDAQAAGKLTHEELIGYIYILSIAGNETTTKLIGNICYQLHRHPDQAALLRADPTLIESTVEETMRFDGPTQMMARTTTRDVTLHGVTIPAHAKVALLFTSANRDERKFERAEEYDVRRNPRDHLGFGGGLHACLGAALARLEARVAMEEIFAALGEFTVDETTLERMHSPNVRGLTREILTFTPKEK, encoded by the coding sequence ATGACAGGTCTGGCCGTTTCCGATCGCGACCGCCCGCTTTACGATCCGTTCGATTACAGCCTGCATGACGATCCCTATCCCACTTACCGGCGGCTGCGGGATGAGGCACCCGTCTATCACAACGCGAAATTCGATTTCTATGTTCTGTCGCGTTACGAGGATTGCAGCGCGGCGGTGCGCGATTTCAAGACTTTCTCCAGCGCGCAGGGAACGACGCTGGAAAGCCTGAAAGCGCAGGTCCAACTGCTCATCAATACCGATCCGCCGGTGCACAGCCGCATGCGGCATCTCATCGCGGGCATGTTCACCCCGGCCAAGGTCGCCCCGCTGGAACAGGCGGTGCGGACCATGGCGCGCGAATTGCTCGCCCCGCATCTGGCCGATGGGCGGATCGACATTATCGGCGATTTCGCAGCCAAGCTGCCGATGGCGATCATCTGCAAACTGCTGGGCTTTCCGCGCGAGGATGAGGATCGACTGCGCAATCTGACCGATACCGTGGTGCATCGCGATGAAGGCGTGTTCGCCATGCCCGACGAAGGGATGCGGGCGACGCTTGCGCTCTATGAATATTTCAACGCCGATATCGCGGAGCGGGCACGCGGCGCCCGGCGGGAAGATATCGTCGCTTCGCTGATGGATGCGCAGGCGGCTGGCAAGCTGACGCACGAGGAACTGATCGGCTATATCTACATCCTGTCCATCGCCGGAAACGAGACCACGACCAAGCTGATCGGCAACATCTGCTATCAATTGCACAGGCATCCAGATCAGGCGGCGCTGCTGCGCGCCGATCCTACGCTGATCGAATCCACGGTGGAAGAAACCATGCGGTTCGACGGCCCCACGCAGATGATGGCGCGAACCACCACCCGCGATGTCACTCTGCATGGGGTGACGATCCCGGCCCATGCCAAAGTCGCGTTGCTGTTCACCAGCGCCAACCGGGACGAACGCAAGTTCGAACGGGCGGAAGAATACGACGTGCGGCGCAATCCGCGCGATCACCTGGGCTTCGGCGGCGGATTGCATGCCTGCCTTGGCGCGGCGCTGGCTCGGCTGGAAGCCCGTGTGGCAATGGAGGAAATCTTTGCCGCGCTGGGCGAATTCACTGTCGATGAAACCACGCTGGAACGGATGCATTCGCCCAATGTGCGCGGGCTGACCCGCGAAATCCTGACTTTCACCCCCAAGGAAAAGTGA
- a CDS encoding 2Fe-2S iron-sulfur cluster-binding protein, translated as MPKVTYRPASGDPITVDAFADMTLMEVALCNDVPGIVGLCGGICSCATCHVYVDEEWADRLPAPSGEEQDMVEGLDKRRANSRLGCQVMVTDALDGLVVTVAEAE; from the coding sequence ATGCCCAAGGTAACCTATCGCCCCGCATCGGGCGATCCGATCACTGTCGATGCCTTCGCCGATATGACGCTGATGGAAGTGGCGCTGTGCAACGATGTGCCCGGTATTGTCGGGCTCTGCGGCGGCATCTGTTCCTGCGCCACCTGTCATGTCTATGTGGACGAGGAATGGGCCGACCGCCTCCCCGCGCCGAGCGGGGAGGAGCAGGATATGGTGGAAGGGCTGGACAAGCGCCGGGCGAATAGCCGCCTGGGGTGCCAGGTCATGGTGACCGACGCGCTCGACGGGCTGGTGGTGACGGTCGCGGAGGCCGAGTAA
- a CDS encoding carboxymuconolactone decarboxylase family protein, which produces MSGEEDRTARGEALFDAVYGGVVPLPPRESRGAYVQNTIDHLFGEVWTRDVLTIAQRRLLILGAVIALGETDIAEIQIRAALAKGELTVEQVEEIRVFMVNYVGHPRMAGFSAALGRALAAHRGTSGE; this is translated from the coding sequence ATGAGCGGGGAAGAGGATCGCACCGCCCGGGGCGAAGCCCTGTTCGACGCTGTCTATGGCGGCGTTGTCCCCCTACCCCCGCGCGAAAGCCGAGGTGCCTATGTCCAGAACACGATTGACCATCTGTTCGGTGAAGTCTGGACCCGCGATGTGCTGACCATTGCCCAGCGCCGCCTGCTGATCCTTGGCGCGGTGATTGCCCTGGGCGAAACCGATATCGCCGAAATCCAGATTCGCGCCGCTCTGGCAAAGGGGGAATTGACTGTCGAACAGGTGGAGGAAATCCGCGTATTCATGGTCAACTATGTCGGCCACCCCCGGATGGCGGGCTTCTCGGCCGCACTGGGCCGCGCCCTTGCTGCGCATCGAGGGACATCGGGCGAATAG
- a CDS encoding coniferyl-alcohol dehydrogenase, translating to MDLWSYEGKRCLVVGCHSGIGEATARELIRLGGEVHGFDIKPSPVDLASFTLCDLRSRADIDAALAGIDGPIDALFYCAGLPQTFPGIEVVQVNFLSARYLVEQTLPKMRRGGAVAIIASTAGNGYVLRLPTVTELVQTPDYDTGLAWAEQHLPELGDPYAFAKEAAIVWGMRRAQTLIGQGIRLNLLSPGPTQSGMTKDFEAVSSPAIIDVYTAPINRRSSSAEQAYPLIFLNSDGASYVNGTNFIADGGFTAGMAMGMIDLDSLLQKAASA from the coding sequence ATGGACCTGTGGTCATACGAAGGGAAACGCTGCCTCGTCGTCGGCTGCCATTCCGGTATCGGTGAAGCGACCGCACGCGAACTGATCCGCCTGGGTGGTGAAGTGCACGGGTTCGACATCAAGCCTTCGCCGGTGGACCTCGCCTCCTTCACCCTTTGCGATCTGCGCAGCCGGGCGGATATCGACGCCGCGCTGGCCGGGATCGATGGACCGATCGACGCGCTGTTCTATTGCGCGGGCTTGCCGCAGACTTTCCCCGGCATCGAAGTGGTGCAGGTCAATTTCCTCAGCGCGCGCTATCTCGTCGAACAGACTCTGCCCAAAATGCGGCGCGGCGGGGCGGTGGCCATCATCGCGTCCACGGCGGGCAATGGCTATGTCCTGCGCCTGCCCACGGTAACCGAACTCGTCCAGACGCCCGATTACGACACCGGTCTCGCCTGGGCGGAACAGCATCTGCCCGAACTGGGCGATCCCTACGCCTTTGCCAAGGAAGCGGCGATCGTGTGGGGCATGCGGCGCGCGCAAACGCTGATCGGGCAGGGCATCCGCCTCAATCTGCTGAGCCCCGGCCCGACCCAGTCCGGCATGACCAAGGATTTCGAAGCCGTATCCAGCCCGGCGATTATCGACGTCTATACCGCACCGATCAACCGCCGCTCCTCCTCAGCGGAGCAGGCCTATCCGCTGATCTTCCTCAATTCGGACGGCGCAAGCTACGTCAACGGCACCAATTTCATTGCCGATGGCGGCTTCACCGCAGGCATGGCCATGGGCATGATCGATCTCGATTCCCTGCTGCAGAAGGCCGCTTCTGCATGA
- a CDS encoding FAD-binding protein yields the protein MTMSVAAKARELGLQIEDPLVIADPDSHAWDETADLVVVGLGGAGVAAALEAVERGVSVIAVDRYEGGGSTAANGGVFYAGGGTVIQKEAGEEDTPEEMYKYLKIEAGDVVSDATLRKFVAESVPTIDWILEHGGKLQGSVWKEKASYPPLDKFLYHPDNTLVSSYRKRAKPAARGHRAFVRNGKKAWGLGAAIYDPLRDSALKQGLVFHRHSEARQLAVDSTGRVVGVKILSIPKDSADARKFSQYIARADKFLAMLPPALPFAAITIGIGNHYLKKAMAIEAHGRETRWIRAREGVLLSTGGFIMNPKMVEEHAPDYAKGMPNGTLGDQGAGIYLGKSVGGQTALMGKISAWRFINPPKAWANAIVVNRRGERFIDETVYGATLGEHIGDHQGGVAYVVYDAAARKAAFKQAMDPVLVPFQRDVTLLNLIFNYQKAPTVEALAQKLGFDAATLKATIDTYNRAARGGVDDPFEKDPADMKPLEQGPFYAMDISVASKFLPLPVISFGGLRIEEESGLVLNREGKPIPGLYAAGRTAVGIASQTYVSGLSYADCVYSGRRAARHVAKANL from the coding sequence ATGACGATGTCGGTTGCGGCAAAAGCGCGAGAACTTGGGCTCCAGATCGAAGATCCGCTGGTGATTGCCGATCCCGATAGCCATGCCTGGGACGAAACGGCCGATCTGGTCGTCGTCGGGCTGGGTGGGGCAGGTGTCGCGGCGGCGCTGGAAGCGGTGGAGCGTGGCGTCAGTGTGATCGCTGTGGATCGCTATGAAGGTGGCGGATCGACCGCGGCCAATGGCGGTGTGTTCTATGCCGGGGGCGGCACCGTGATCCAGAAGGAGGCGGGGGAGGAAGACACGCCCGAGGAGATGTACAAGTATCTCAAGATCGAAGCGGGCGATGTCGTTTCCGATGCCACCTTGCGCAAATTCGTGGCGGAAAGCGTGCCGACGATCGACTGGATTCTGGAGCACGGCGGCAAGTTGCAGGGCAGCGTGTGGAAAGAGAAAGCCTCTTATCCGCCGCTCGACAAGTTCCTCTACCATCCGGACAACACGCTGGTATCGAGCTATCGCAAGCGGGCGAAACCTGCCGCGCGCGGCCACCGTGCATTCGTGCGCAACGGCAAGAAGGCGTGGGGATTGGGCGCGGCGATTTACGATCCGCTGCGTGATTCCGCGTTGAAGCAGGGCCTTGTGTTCCATCGCCATTCGGAAGCGCGGCAACTGGCGGTGGACAGCACCGGCCGGGTGGTCGGGGTCAAGATCCTCTCGATCCCCAAGGACAGCGCCGATGCACGCAAGTTCAGCCAGTATATCGCGCGGGCGGACAAGTTCCTCGCCATGCTGCCGCCTGCCTTACCGTTCGCGGCGATCACCATCGGCATCGGCAATCACTACTTGAAAAAAGCCATGGCGATCGAAGCACATGGACGGGAAACCCGCTGGATTCGCGCCCGCGAAGGGGTGTTGCTCAGCACCGGCGGCTTCATCATGAATCCGAAAATGGTGGAAGAGCATGCACCCGATTATGCCAAGGGCATGCCCAACGGCACGCTGGGCGATCAGGGTGCGGGCATTTATCTCGGCAAGTCGGTGGGCGGGCAGACCGCATTGATGGGCAAGATCAGCGCATGGCGCTTCATCAACCCGCCCAAGGCATGGGCCAATGCCATTGTCGTCAATCGCAGGGGCGAACGCTTCATCGATGAAACCGTCTACGGCGCCACGCTGGGCGAACATATCGGCGATCATCAGGGCGGTGTCGCCTACGTGGTTTACGATGCGGCAGCGCGCAAGGCGGCTTTCAAACAGGCGATGGACCCGGTGCTGGTGCCGTTCCAGCGAGATGTGACGCTACTCAACCTGATTTTCAATTATCAGAAGGCGCCCACTGTCGAAGCGCTGGCGCAAAAGCTCGGTTTCGATGCCGCGACGTTGAAAGCAACCATCGACACTTACAACCGCGCGGCGCGCGGGGGAGTGGACGATCCGTTCGAGAAAGACCCGGCGGATATGAAACCGCTGGAGCAGGGGCCATTCTACGCCATGGACATTTCGGTGGCGAGCAAGTTCCTGCCGCTGCCGGTCATTTCCTTCGGCGGTCTGCGGATCGAGGAGGAAAGCGGGCTGGTGCTCAACCGCGAAGGCAAACCGATCCCGGGGCTCTACGCAGCCGGGCGCACGGCGGTGGGGATCGCTTCGCAGACCTATGTCAGCGGGCTGTCCTATGCCGATTGCGTCTATTCCGGCCGCCGTGCGGCGCGCCATGTCGCCAAGGCGAACCTCTGA
- a CDS encoding glucose 1-dehydrogenase: MSKFEGKVAIVTGAGGGIGRATAKLFAAQGAKVVVADYQADAGQETVDQIAAAGGTASFVACDVSVPEQVAAMVRHAVSTYGELNYAVNNAGIDPEFTPVADWSLDKFDRIMGINVRGVFLCLKEEIAQMQGKGGSIVNVGSFASFAGVPNKPSYSASKHAVLGLTRSAALQYAGEGIRINAVCPGAVRTAILDDNIGSIPADNAEELVAQNHPIGRIATPEEIAETILWVAGSASYMVGHGLIVDGGLAAG, encoded by the coding sequence ATGAGCAAATTCGAAGGCAAAGTCGCGATCGTGACAGGCGCGGGCGGCGGGATCGGGCGCGCCACCGCAAAGCTGTTTGCCGCGCAGGGGGCCAAAGTGGTGGTGGCCGACTATCAGGCCGATGCCGGGCAGGAAACGGTTGACCAGATCGCGGCGGCGGGCGGAACCGCCAGTTTCGTTGCCTGCGACGTATCGGTGCCCGAACAGGTCGCCGCAATGGTGCGCCATGCCGTTTCCACTTACGGTGAGCTCAACTATGCGGTGAACAACGCCGGGATCGATCCCGAATTCACGCCAGTCGCCGATTGGTCGCTCGACAAGTTCGACCGGATCATGGGCATCAACGTGCGCGGCGTGTTCCTCTGCCTGAAGGAAGAAATCGCGCAGATGCAGGGCAAGGGCGGCTCTATCGTCAATGTCGGCTCGTTTGCCTCGTTTGCGGGCGTACCCAACAAGCCGTCCTATTCCGCCAGCAAGCACGCCGTCCTGGGGCTAACCCGTTCGGCAGCGCTGCAATATGCAGGCGAAGGCATCCGCATCAATGCGGTCTGCCCGGGCGCCGTGCGGACCGCCATCCTGGATGACAATATCGGTTCGATCCCGGCTGACAACGCCGAAGAACTGGTAGCGCAAAACCATCCTATCGGCCGCATCGCCACCCCGGAGGAGATCGCCGAAACGATCCTGTGGGTCGCGGGATCGGCCAGCTACATGGTCGGCCACGGGCTGATCGTCGACGGTGGGCTCGCCGCCGGTTGA
- a CDS encoding alpha/beta hydrolase, whose product MRVETITFPVAPGVSLQADRYGAPDGAPVILLHGGGQTRWSWKGTAQALADAGGKGGFAVHAVDMRGHGQSSWCPDGQYGLGHFAQDVRVLAGMMPAPPVIVGASLGGLSALLACGEDPQAPCAGLVLVDIAPRMEQRGTSRVGAFMRDTLDGFDTLEEAAAAVADYARNGRRDTRPEGLLKNLRQDADGRYRWHWDPAFMAAGKSGWDPDVVERRLMAAAARITAPMLIVRGGESDVLSRETMDHLKQALPHIAQAEIAGARHMIAGDDNARFNAAILPFLQAHAAAQGGAA is encoded by the coding sequence ATGCGGGTCGAAACTATCACCTTTCCCGTTGCGCCGGGTGTCTCGCTTCAGGCGGATCGCTATGGCGCGCCCGATGGTGCGCCGGTGATCCTGCTTCATGGCGGCGGGCAAACGCGCTGGTCGTGGAAAGGCACCGCGCAGGCGCTGGCCGATGCCGGTGGGAAGGGCGGGTTCGCCGTCCATGCCGTGGACATGCGCGGCCATGGACAGAGCAGTTGGTGCCCGGATGGCCAGTATGGGCTGGGCCACTTCGCGCAGGACGTGCGGGTCCTCGCCGGGATGATGCCCGCGCCGCCGGTAATCGTCGGGGCGTCGCTTGGGGGATTGTCCGCTTTGCTGGCCTGCGGGGAAGATCCGCAGGCGCCGTGCGCGGGGTTGGTGCTGGTCGATATCGCGCCGCGCATGGAACAGCGCGGCACCAGTCGCGTGGGCGCTTTCATGCGCGATACGCTGGACGGGTTCGATACGCTGGAAGAAGCTGCCGCTGCTGTGGCGGATTATGCCCGAAATGGGCGCCGCGATACCCGGCCCGAAGGCCTGCTCAAGAATTTGCGGCAGGATGCCGATGGCCGGTATCGTTGGCACTGGGACCCGGCGTTCATGGCGGCGGGCAAATCGGGCTGGGACCCGGATGTGGTGGAACGGCGGCTGATGGCTGCCGCCGCTCGAATCACTGCGCCGATGCTGATCGTGCGCGGCGGCGAAAGCGATGTGCTGAGCCGGGAAACGATGGATCATCTCAAGCAAGCCCTGCCGCATATCGCGCAGGCCGAAATAGCGGGAGCACGCCACATGATTGCGGGTGATGACAACGCGCGGTTCAACGCCGCGATTCTGCCGTTCTTGCAGGCTCATGCAGCGGCGCAGGGAGGGGCTGCATGA
- a CDS encoding long-chain-acyl-CoA synthetase translates to MNRQSTRPTREETMARFMKGASRVMGFTRDMPYVVADRLEERAQDSADVPFILFEEQRITFAEANRRANRIANAALAQGLQRGDVVALLMNNRPEYVLTWLGLSKAGIVTALLNTSATGAVLRHALTQVGAKALVIDADLLGALDTLDGPVGMPVFVDAEVGQDYTPDARSQDFAALIAAASDEAPPAECRAGLKAEDTLYLIFTSGTTGLPKAAKMSHLRFLNAGEMMGGLMEFDKDSVFYCVLPLYHGAGGMVVPSACLAFGVPFVLRRKFSRSGFWPDVRRHKVTAAYYIGEIVRYLMASPPRPDDRDHTLRNVAGAGLKPDIWHAFVDRFGIERVFEGLGSTEANYGITNVDNVVGAVGRIPYPEYTNIKVLRWDVENGEYVRDADGRPVEAGPDEVGELVAEVRHGNDGVGFFEGYTSKEATDAKLLRGLYKPDDAWVKSGDLIRVDADGYVYFVDRVGDTFRWKSENVSTQEVETVLAAFPGLDMVNVYGVRVPHTEGRAGMASLTFQQGHSFDPAAFYAFAEERLASYAVPVFVRLSQAADMTTTYKLRKGAVQRQGYDPALTGEPVFVADPAARTYVPVTPETLGRLGIAPFEKEEI, encoded by the coding sequence ATGAATCGGCAATCCACCCGCCCCACGCGTGAAGAAACCATGGCCCGCTTCATGAAGGGGGCCAGCCGGGTGATGGGGTTCACCCGGGATATGCCCTATGTGGTGGCCGATCGGCTGGAAGAACGGGCGCAAGACAGCGCGGATGTGCCGTTCATCCTGTTCGAGGAGCAGCGGATCACTTTTGCCGAAGCGAACCGGCGCGCGAACAGGATCGCCAATGCCGCGCTGGCACAGGGGTTGCAGCGGGGGGATGTCGTCGCCCTGCTGATGAACAACCGCCCCGAATATGTGCTGACCTGGCTGGGGTTGTCCAAAGCGGGGATCGTCACTGCGCTGCTCAACACCAGTGCGACGGGCGCGGTGCTGCGCCATGCGTTGACGCAGGTCGGCGCGAAGGCGCTGGTCATCGATGCGGATCTGCTCGGCGCGCTCGATACGCTGGATGGGCCGGTGGGCATGCCGGTGTTCGTCGATGCCGAAGTGGGACAGGATTACACACCGGACGCGAGATCGCAGGATTTCGCCGCGCTGATTGCCGCAGCTTCGGATGAAGCCCCACCCGCCGAATGCCGCGCGGGGCTGAAAGCGGAAGATACGCTTTACCTGATTTTCACTTCGGGCACGACCGGCCTGCCCAAGGCCGCGAAGATGAGCCACCTGCGCTTCCTCAACGCGGGAGAGATGATGGGCGGGCTGATGGAGTTCGACAAGGACAGCGTGTTCTACTGCGTCCTGCCGCTCTATCACGGCGCGGGCGGGATGGTGGTCCCATCCGCCTGCCTTGCTTTCGGCGTGCCTTTCGTCCTGCGGCGGAAGTTCAGCCGCTCCGGCTTCTGGCCCGATGTGCGCCGGCATAAAGTGACAGCCGCCTACTACATCGGGGAAATCGTTCGCTACCTCATGGCCAGCCCGCCGCGGCCGGATGACCGCGATCACACATTGCGGAATGTGGCGGGTGCGGGGCTCAAGCCCGATATCTGGCATGCTTTCGTCGATCGCTTCGGCATAGAGCGGGTGTTCGAAGGGCTGGGCTCGACCGAAGCCAATTACGGCATCACCAATGTCGACAATGTCGTGGGCGCGGTGGGACGCATTCCCTATCCCGAATACACCAACATCAAAGTGCTGCGCTGGGACGTCGAAAACGGCGAATATGTGCGCGATGCGGATGGCCGCCCGGTCGAGGCGGGCCCGGACGAAGTCGGCGAACTGGTGGCCGAAGTCCGCCACGGCAACGATGGGGTGGGATTCTTCGAAGGCTACACTTCGAAGGAGGCCACCGATGCAAAGCTGCTGCGCGGGCTGTACAAGCCGGACGATGCATGGGTGAAATCGGGCGATCTCATCCGCGTCGATGCCGATGGCTATGTCTATTTCGTCGACCGTGTGGGCGACACGTTCCGCTGGAAAAGCGAGAACGTCTCCACGCAGGAAGTCGAAACCGTGCTGGCGGCCTTTCCCGGGCTGGACATGGTCAACGTCTATGGCGTGCGCGTGCCGCATACCGAAGGGCGGGCGGGGATGGCCAGCCTGACATTCCAGCAAGGACACAGCTTCGATCCCGCTGCATTCTACGCTTTCGCGGAAGAACGCCTGGCATCTTATGCCGTGCCGGTCTTCGTGCGGCTGTCGCAGGCGGCGGACATGACCACCACGTACAAGCTGCGCAAAGGGGCGGTGCAGCGGCAGGGATACGATCCGGCGCTGACGGGGGAACCGGTCTTCGTGGCCGATCCGGCGGCCCGGACATATGTGCCGGTCACGCCCGAGACGCTGGGGCGGCTGGGGATCGCCCCGTTCGAGAAAGAGGAAATCTGA